One window of Klebsiella quasivariicola genomic DNA carries:
- the rplE gene encoding 50S ribosomal protein L5: protein MAKLHDYYKDEVVKKLMTEFNYNSVMQVPRVEKITLNMGVGEAIADKKLLDNAAADLAAISGQKPLITKARKSVAGFKIRQGYPIGCKVTLRGERMWEFFERLITIAVPRIRDFRGLSAKSFDGRGNYSMGVREQIIFPEIDYDKVDRVRGLDITITTTAKSDEEGRALLAAFDFPFRK, encoded by the coding sequence ATGGCGAAACTGCATGATTACTACAAAGACGAAGTAGTTAAGAAACTCATGACTGAGTTTAACTACAATTCTGTCATGCAAGTCCCTCGGGTCGAGAAGATCACCCTGAACATGGGTGTTGGTGAAGCGATCGCTGACAAGAAACTGCTGGATAACGCAGCAGCTGACCTGGCAGCAATCTCCGGTCAAAAACCGCTGATCACCAAAGCACGCAAATCAGTTGCAGGCTTCAAAATCCGTCAGGGCTATCCGATCGGCTGTAAAGTAACTCTGCGTGGCGAACGCATGTGGGAGTTCTTTGAGCGCCTGATCACTATTGCTGTACCGCGTATTCGTGACTTCCGCGGCCTGTCCGCTAAGTCTTTCGACGGTCGTGGCAACTACAGCATGGGTGTCCGTGAGCAGATCATCTTCCCAGAAATCGACTACGATAAAGTCGACCGCGTTCGTGGTTTGGATATTACCATTACCACTACTGCGAAATCTGACGAAGAAGGCCGTGCTCTGCTGGCTGCCTTTGACTTCCCGTTCCGCAAGTAA
- the rpsN gene encoding 30S ribosomal protein S14 — protein MAKQSMKAREVKRVALADKFFAKRAELKAIISDVNATDEDRWNAVLKLQTLPRDSSPSRQRNRCRQTGRPHGFLRKFGLSRIKVREAAMRGEIPGLKKASW, from the coding sequence ATGGCTAAGCAATCAATGAAAGCACGCGAAGTAAAGCGCGTGGCTTTAGCTGATAAATTCTTCGCTAAACGCGCTGAACTGAAAGCTATCATCTCTGATGTGAACGCAACCGACGAAGATCGTTGGAATGCCGTTCTCAAGCTGCAGACTCTGCCGCGTGATTCCAGCCCGTCTCGTCAGCGTAACCGCTGCCGTCAAACAGGTCGTCCGCATGGTTTCCTGCGGAAGTTCGGGTTGAGCCGTATTAAGGTCCGTGAAGCCGCTATGCGCGGTGAAATCCCGGGTCTGAAAAAGGCTAGCTGGTAA
- the rpsH gene encoding 30S ribosomal protein S8, whose translation MSMQDPIADMLTRIRNGQAANKAAVTMPSSKLKVAIANVLKEEGFIEDFKVEGDTKPELELTLKYFQGKAVVESIQRVSRPGLRIYKKKDELPKVMAGLGIAVVSTSKGVMTDRAARQAGLGGEIICYVA comes from the coding sequence ATGAGCATGCAAGATCCGATCGCGGATATGCTGACCCGTATCCGTAACGGTCAGGCCGCGAACAAAGCTGCGGTCACCATGCCTTCCTCCAAGCTGAAAGTGGCAATCGCCAACGTGCTGAAGGAAGAAGGTTTTATCGAAGATTTTAAAGTTGAAGGCGACACCAAGCCTGAACTGGAACTTACTCTCAAGTATTTCCAGGGCAAAGCTGTTGTAGAAAGCATTCAGCGTGTCAGCCGCCCAGGTCTGCGCATCTATAAGAAAAAAGATGAGCTGCCGAAAGTTATGGCCGGTCTGGGTATCGCAGTTGTTTCTACCTCTAAAGGTGTTATGACTGATCGTGCAGCGCGCCAGGCTGGTCTTGGTGGCGAAATTATCTGCTACGTAGCCTAA
- the rplF gene encoding 50S ribosomal protein L6, with amino-acid sequence MSRVAKAPVVVPAGVDVKINGQVITIKGKNGELTRTLNDAVEVKHADNALTFGPRDGYADGWAQAGTARALLNSMVIGVTEGFTKKLQLVGVGYRAAVKGNVVNLALGFSHPVDHQLPAGITAECPTQTEIVLKGADKQVIGQVAADLRAYRRPEPYKGKGVRYADEVVRTKEAKKK; translated from the coding sequence ATGTCTCGTGTTGCTAAAGCACCGGTCGTTGTTCCTGCCGGCGTTGATGTAAAAATCAACGGTCAGGTTATTACGATCAAAGGTAAAAACGGCGAGCTGACTCGTACTCTCAACGATGCTGTTGAAGTTAAACATGCAGATAATGCTCTGACCTTCGGTCCGCGTGATGGTTACGCAGACGGTTGGGCTCAGGCTGGTACCGCGCGTGCCCTGCTGAACTCGATGGTTATCGGTGTTACCGAAGGCTTCACTAAGAAGCTGCAGCTGGTTGGTGTAGGTTATCGTGCAGCGGTCAAAGGGAATGTAGTAAACCTGGCTTTAGGTTTCTCTCACCCGGTTGATCATCAGCTGCCTGCGGGTATCACTGCAGAATGTCCGACTCAGACTGAAATCGTGCTGAAAGGCGCTGATAAGCAGGTGATCGGCCAGGTTGCAGCAGATCTGCGCGCCTACCGTCGTCCTGAGCCTTACAAAGGCAAGGGTGTTCGTTACGCCGACGAAGTCGTGCGTACCAAAGAGGCTAAGAAGAAGTAA
- the rplR gene encoding 50S ribosomal protein L18 gives MDKKSARIRRATRARRKLQELGATRLVVHRTPRHIYAQVIAPNGSEVLVAASTVEKAIAEQLKYTGNKDAAAAVGKAVAERALEKGIKDVSFDRSGFQYHGRVQALADAAREAGLQF, from the coding sequence ATGGATAAGAAATCTGCTCGTATCCGTCGTGCGACCCGCGCACGCCGCAAGCTCCAGGAGCTGGGCGCAACTCGCCTGGTGGTACATCGTACCCCGCGTCACATTTACGCACAGGTAATTGCACCGAATGGTTCTGAAGTTCTGGTAGCTGCTTCTACTGTAGAAAAAGCTATCGCTGAACAACTGAAGTACACCGGTAACAAAGACGCTGCAGCAGCTGTGGGTAAAGCTGTCGCTGAACGCGCTCTGGAAAAAGGCATCAAAGATGTTTCCTTTGACCGTTCCGGGTTCCAATATCATGGTCGTGTCCAGGCACTGGCAGATGCTGCCCGTGAAGCTGGCCTTCAGTTCTAA
- the rpsE gene encoding 30S ribosomal protein S5, with amino-acid sequence MAHIEKQAGELQEKLIAVNRVSKTVKGGRIFSFTALTVVGDGNGRVGFGYGKAREVPAAIQKAMEKARRNMINVALNHGTLQHPVKGTHTGSRVFMQPASEGTGIIAGGAMRAVLEVAGVRNVLAKAYGSTNPINVVRATIDGLENMKSPDMVAAKRGKSVEEILGK; translated from the coding sequence ATGGCTCACATCGAAAAACAAGCTGGCGAACTGCAGGAAAAGCTGATCGCGGTAAACCGCGTATCTAAAACCGTTAAAGGTGGTCGTATTTTCTCCTTCACAGCTCTGACTGTAGTAGGCGATGGTAACGGTCGCGTTGGTTTTGGTTACGGTAAAGCGCGTGAAGTTCCAGCAGCGATCCAGAAAGCGATGGAAAAAGCCCGTCGCAATATGATTAACGTCGCGCTGAACCACGGCACCCTGCAGCACCCGGTTAAGGGTACTCACACGGGTTCTCGTGTATTCATGCAGCCGGCTTCCGAAGGTACCGGTATCATCGCCGGTGGTGCAATGCGCGCCGTTCTGGAAGTCGCTGGGGTTCGTAACGTTCTGGCTAAAGCGTATGGTTCCACTAACCCGATTAACGTGGTTCGTGCAACTATCGACGGTCTGGAAAACATGAAGTCCCCGGATATGGTCGCTGCCAAGCGTGGTAAATCCGTTGAAGAAATTCTGGGGAAATAA
- the rpmD gene encoding 50S ribosomal protein L30 — MAKTIKITQTRSAIGRLPKHKATLLGLGLRRIGHTVEREDTPAVRGMVNAVSFMVKVEE, encoded by the coding sequence ATGGCAAAGACTATTAAAATTACTCAAACCCGCAGTGCAATCGGTCGTCTGCCGAAACACAAGGCAACGCTGCTTGGCCTGGGTCTGCGTCGTATTGGTCACACCGTAGAGCGCGAGGATACTCCTGCTGTTCGTGGTATGGTCAACGCGGTTTCCTTCATGGTTAAAGTTGAGGAGTAA
- the rplO gene encoding 50S ribosomal protein L15, with amino-acid sequence MRLNTLSPAEGSKKAGKRLGRGIGSGLGKTGGRGHKGQKSRSGGGVRRGFEGGQMPLYRRLPKFGFTSRKAMITAEIRLSDLAHVEGDVVDLNALKAANIIGVQIEFAKVILSGEVTRPVTVRGLRVTKGARAAIEAAGGKIEE; translated from the coding sequence ATGCGTTTAAATACTCTGTCTCCGGCCGAAGGCTCCAAAAAGGCGGGTAAACGCCTGGGTCGTGGTATCGGTTCTGGCCTCGGTAAAACCGGTGGTCGTGGTCACAAAGGTCAGAAATCTCGTTCTGGCGGTGGCGTACGTCGCGGTTTCGAGGGTGGTCAGATGCCTCTGTACCGTCGTCTGCCGAAATTCGGCTTCACTTCTCGTAAAGCGATGATCACTGCAGAGATCCGTCTCTCCGATCTGGCTCACGTAGAAGGCGATGTAGTAGACCTGAACGCGCTGAAAGCGGCTAACATTATCGGTGTCCAGATCGAGTTCGCGAAAGTGATCCTGTCTGGTGAGGTAACTCGTCCGGTAACTGTTCGTGGCCTGCGTGTGACTAAAGGTGCTCGTGCTGCTATCGAAGCTGCTGGCGGTAAAATTGAGGAATAA